The nucleotide window CGGTAATGTGACTATTCATGGCGTGGGTTTACGCGGCCTTAAAAAACCGAATAAACCGATGGATATGGGGAATTCAGGTACCTCTACACGTTTATTAGCGGGCATTTTGGCAGGGCAAAATTTTGATTGCGAGTTGATTGGCGATGCGTCACTTTCTAAACGACCAATGAAACGTGTTACTGATCCATTAAGATTAATGGGTGCAGAGATCGAAACTTCAGAAGGCGGTACTTTGCCAATGATAATCAAAGGTACCGGTAAAGCTCTCAAGGCCATCGACTACACCTTGCCGATGGCGAGTGCCCAGGTTAAGTCTTGTGTATTGTTGGCAGGTTTGTTTGCCGAAGGTCAAACTTGTGCGCTGGAGCCAGCTCCAACACGCGACCATACCGAGCGTATGCTGAACGGCTTTGGTTATGAGGTGCAGTCTGAGAAGTTGGACAATCAGCGAATGAAAGCTTGTTTGAAAGGTGGAGGCAAGTTAACTGCTCGCCATATAGATGTACCTTCGGACATCTCTTCGGCCGCTTTCTTCATGGCGGCTGCAGCAGTTTCTAAAGGCTCAGACCTGGTTATCGAACACGTTGGCATGAATCCGACTCGTGTCGGGATTGTCGATATATTAAAGTTGATGGGTGCGGACATTCAGCTGGAAAACTTCCATGAAGTGGGCGGCGAGCCCGTTGCTGATGTGCACATTCGTTATGCACCTCTTAAAGGGATTCACATTCCAGAAGAGTTAGTTGCTTTGGCGATTGACGAGTTTCCGGTTCTATTTGTTGTGGCGGCCACTGCCGAAGGTCAGACAGTGTTAACCGGAGCGGAAGAGTTACGTGTCAAAGAATCGGACAGAATCCAGGTTATGGCGGATGCTTTAATTGCGGTCGGTGTGGATGCTCAGCCTACACCAGACGGTATGATTATCAATGGTGGTGTTCAGCAACCGCAAAATGCAGAGATTCAAAGTCATCATGATCACCGTATCTCAATGGCAATGACGATTGCTGGCTTAAATGCGGTTTCTGAAATTGTGATAGACGATTGCGCCAATGTTAATACTTCATTCCCGATTTTTGTTGATTTAATCAATCAAGTAGGCATGACGGTTGACGTCATTGAGGAAGCTTAACATGTCAAACGTACCTGTAATTACCATTGATGGTCCTAGTGGTGTAGGTAAAGGCACTTTAGCGCAGTACTTAACATGTAAAACCGGGTTTCATTTATTGGACAGCGGGGCAATTTACCGTGCTTTAGCGTTTGGCGCGGTTAAAAACGCTATCGCTTTGGATGATGTACCAGGCCTGGTTAAACTTGCTGAGACGCTTCCAGTAGAATTTAAAGCAACCAGTATTCTTTATGAGGGTGAAGATGTCACCTCAAAAGTCAGAACGGAAGAGGTAGCGGGAGTGGCTTCAACCGTAGCGGTAATTCCTGAAGTTCGCGCCGCATTATTGCAGCGCCAAAAGGATTTTGCTGAGCTACCAGGCCTGGTAGCGGATGGTCGCGATATGGGCACCGTTGTCTTTCCAGCTTCGCCTGTTAAACTCTATTTAACTGCTTCAGCCGAAGTACGTGCAGAAAGACGTGTTAAACAGTTGAAAAACCAAGGAATTGATGCTAACATTGCCCAGATAACTCAAGACATCAAAGAAAGGGATGAGCGAGATACCGGTCGAAAGACGGCTCCTCTTAGACCTGCAGAGGATGCGATTGTGATAGATACTTCGGATTTAGATATTCAAGAAGTCTGTCGAAAAGCAGAATCTTTGTTGTGGGAAAGAGGTTTAATGAAATAAATCTTAACCCTGAATGAGTTATAAAAATCTTTTATAGTTAATTGATTTTTAAAAGTTTTTCTAAATCCCTGGTCTTTTTTGAGTCCGGGGATTTGTATTTTCTGCTGGCTATGGGAAGCGAGCAATTATTAACTGACCCGTCTATTTACTTAAACCCCATTTGCGGTAAGTAAGCGGTATGAAAAAATTGGTAATACTATCCATGAGTGAATTATCTTTCGCTGAATTATTTGAAGAATCATTTCAAGAAAAATTTAACACAGGCTCTCTAATCATCGGTACCGTTGTTGGTATTGATAAAGAAACTGTTCTTGTAGACGCTGGCATGAAGTCTGAGTCTGCTATTCCTAAGTCTCAATTCCTAGACGCAAACGGTGAACTTGAAGTTGCTGTTGGTGATGAAGTTGAAGTTTACCTAGAATCATTGGAAGATGGTTTGGGTGAAACTCGTTTATCACGTGAAAAAGCGAAGCGTGCTAAGACTTGGGATCGCCTAGAAACAGCTATGGAAGAGGGTGAAGTTGTTATCGGTCTTGTTACTGGTAAAGTTAAAGGTGGTCTTACTGTTGACGTTGAAGGCGTTCGTGGTTTCCTACCTGGTTCACTTGTGGATATCCGTCCAATTCGCGACTTCGGTTTCCTAGAAGGGAAAGAAGTAGAAATGAAACTTGTTAAGCTTGATCGTAAGCGTAACAACGTGGTTGTTTCTCGTCGTGCAGTTATCGAACAAGAAAGCTCAGCTGAGCGTGAAGCCATTCTTGCTAACATGGAAGAAGGTTCTTCACTTAAAGGTATCGTTAAGAACCTTACTGACTACGGTGCATTCATCGATCTTGGTGGTGTTGATGGTCTTCTACACATCACTGATATGGCTTGGCGTCGTGTTAACCACCCATCTGAAATCGTACAAGTTGGTGATGAAATTGATGTTAAGGTTCTTAAGTTCGACAAAGAACGTAACCGTGTATCTCTAGGTCTTAAGCAGCTTGAAGAAGATCCTTGGGCAGATATGGTTTCTCGTTACCCAATGGGTTCTGAAGTGGCTGGTAAAGTGGCTAACATCACTGATTACGGTGCTTTCATCGAAATCGAAGATGGTATTGAAGGTTTGGTTCACACTTCTGAATTGGATTGGACTAACCGTAACATCCACCCATCTAAAGTGGTTCACCTAGGTCAAGAAGTACGCGTTAAGATCCTTGATGTTGATCAAGAGCGTCGTCGTATCTCTCTATCTATCAAACAGTGTACTGTTAACCCATGGGAAGGTTTCTCAGCAACTCACGCTAAGGGTGACAAAATCTCTGGTAGCATCAAGTCTATCACTGATTTCGGTATCTTCATCGGTTTAGAAGGCGGTATTGATGGTCTTGTTCACCTAACTGATATCTCTTGGAATCAGCCTGGTGAAGAAGCTATCCGTGACTTCAAAAAAGGTGACGAGCTAGAAACGGTTATTCTTTCTATCGATCCAGATCGTGAGCGTATCTCTCTAGGTCTTAAGCAGTTAGAGCAAGACCCATTCGGTCAGTTCGTTGCAGACAACGGTAAAGGTGCTATTGTTACTGGTACTGTTAAATCTGTTGACGAAAAAGGTGCGGTTATCGATGTAGCTCCAGAAGTTGAAGGTTACCTTCGCGCTTCTGAGTTGATGGAAGATACTCGTGATGCTTCAAGCGTTCTTAAAGAAGGTGACGAAGTTTCTGCACGTATCACTAACATTGATCGCAAAAACCGTTCTTTATCTTTATCTGTTAAAGCTAAAGAAGCTGCTGAAGAAGCAGAAGCAATCAAAGGGTATTCAGAGCAGCAAGCTGTTGCTGGTACTACTTTAGGTGACCTTTTCAAGGACAAAATGTAATTTAAATTACATTTAGCGTCTTTCTAAAAGGGTAGCCTGTTGAATCGAACAGGCTACACCTTGGTCTCTCTAATGTCTCTTTACATTAGATTTATTGAAACTCTCTACCCAGAGAGATAAATAAGAGCAATACAAAATGACCAAGTCAGAACTTATTGAACTCATTGCAAGAAAACAAACTCAATTTGCCCAAAAGGATGTTGAGATTGCGGTGAACCAAATCGTTGATTCTATGATTGATACTTTGTCGCAAGGTGAGCGTATTGAAATACGTGGCTTTGGAAGTTTCAGTCTACATCATAGAAAGGCAAGAGTAGGTCGTAACCCTAAAACTGGGGAAACGGTTGAATTGGATGATAAGCGTGTTCCACACTTTAAGCCTGGTAAGGCTTTAAGGGAACGTGTCGACGAATCCAAAGAGCATACTGATATCTTGCAATAACAGTTAAAAGGGGTGAGTTTTCTCACCCCTTTTTTTATTTATTCCTCTATAATCTCTCTATAACTTCTTTGTAGAGATTCTTACATGTTAAAACTTATCTCGCTTCTGTTTATCATTGCATTTCTGATAATCGGTGTTGTTTTGGGGGTATTAAATCCTGTATCTGTAGAATTAAATCTGCTCATTGTCACCTTTAATTTACCGTTAAGTGTCATTATGGCCGCTTTGTTCATAATAGGTTTAACTGTGGGTGCGGCAATTATTTCAATGCAAGTTATTCGTTTACGCTGGATCGTTAGACAAAAAACAAAGCAAAACTTAAAAC belongs to Thiomicrorhabdus immobilis and includes:
- the rpsA gene encoding 30S ribosomal protein S1, with the translated sequence MSELSFAELFEESFQEKFNTGSLIIGTVVGIDKETVLVDAGMKSESAIPKSQFLDANGELEVAVGDEVEVYLESLEDGLGETRLSREKAKRAKTWDRLETAMEEGEVVIGLVTGKVKGGLTVDVEGVRGFLPGSLVDIRPIRDFGFLEGKEVEMKLVKLDRKRNNVVVSRRAVIEQESSAEREAILANMEEGSSLKGIVKNLTDYGAFIDLGGVDGLLHITDMAWRRVNHPSEIVQVGDEIDVKVLKFDKERNRVSLGLKQLEEDPWADMVSRYPMGSEVAGKVANITDYGAFIEIEDGIEGLVHTSELDWTNRNIHPSKVVHLGQEVRVKILDVDQERRRISLSIKQCTVNPWEGFSATHAKGDKISGSIKSITDFGIFIGLEGGIDGLVHLTDISWNQPGEEAIRDFKKGDELETVILSIDPDRERISLGLKQLEQDPFGQFVADNGKGAIVTGTVKSVDEKGAVIDVAPEVEGYLRASELMEDTRDASSVLKEGDEVSARITNIDRKNRSLSLSVKAKEAAEEAEAIKGYSEQQAVAGTTLGDLFKDKM
- the cmk gene encoding (d)CMP kinase, whose product is MSNVPVITIDGPSGVGKGTLAQYLTCKTGFHLLDSGAIYRALAFGAVKNAIALDDVPGLVKLAETLPVEFKATSILYEGEDVTSKVRTEEVAGVASTVAVIPEVRAALLQRQKDFAELPGLVADGRDMGTVVFPASPVKLYLTASAEVRAERRVKQLKNQGIDANIAQITQDIKERDERDTGRKTAPLRPAEDAIVIDTSDLDIQEVCRKAESLLWERGLMK
- the aroA gene encoding 3-phosphoshikimate 1-carboxyvinyltransferase — translated: MSNVKFKVQPGGTIKGRIRVPGDKSISHRSIMLGALAEGTTTVTGFLEGADALATLQAFREMGVEIEGPNNGNVTIHGVGLRGLKKPNKPMDMGNSGTSTRLLAGILAGQNFDCELIGDASLSKRPMKRVTDPLRLMGAEIETSEGGTLPMIIKGTGKALKAIDYTLPMASAQVKSCVLLAGLFAEGQTCALEPAPTRDHTERMLNGFGYEVQSEKLDNQRMKACLKGGGKLTARHIDVPSDISSAAFFMAAAAVSKGSDLVIEHVGMNPTRVGIVDILKLMGADIQLENFHEVGGEPVADVHIRYAPLKGIHIPEELVALAIDEFPVLFVVAATAEGQTVLTGAEELRVKESDRIQVMADALIAVGVDAQPTPDGMIINGGVQQPQNAEIQSHHDHRISMAMTIAGLNAVSEIVIDDCANVNTSFPIFVDLINQVGMTVDVIEEA
- a CDS encoding integration host factor subunit beta, whose protein sequence is MTKSELIELIARKQTQFAQKDVEIAVNQIVDSMIDTLSQGERIEIRGFGSFSLHHRKARVGRNPKTGETVELDDKRVPHFKPGKALRERVDESKEHTDILQ
- a CDS encoding lipopolysaccharide assembly protein LapA domain-containing protein — encoded protein: MLKLISLLFIIAFLIIGVVLGVLNPVSVELNLLIVTFNLPLSVIMAALFIIGLTVGAAIISMQVIRLRWIVRQKTKQNLKLSDQIIQLKKANVQVKETLNRESNALVQLENQS